The following proteins come from a genomic window of Paenibacillus swuensis:
- a CDS encoding glycoside hydrolase family 10 protein, translating into MSTWNKKTGPLRKAALAGTTAIMLLSASPLPISPPLTAYAQDEGAGYYVTAADGHRVTISGVNMTRGPGMLVAYNPIWGYSSSTNAFGAEVVLDSTGVPGEYMVKEVNSAFGDLSKSGNSTIPLQGLVLSAGPGGTPDVRKDLISHFKAGDLVKVNEPIAQTSEAQVHAVDPSPSNNPDGALFDGYRGPNQLLVYTPAFGATTRTNQYGFEITVVDGIVQTAGGANSAIPDNGFVVSAHGTQAAWLSSIAETGAKVQLNGNRLTVTKDASSYVYQAEQAIKDAEASILRATDHYLNVPFDKANQSIAEAKALTEKAAGTLESDPVKSVYVSKQAISVARDAFYYSLPSRAAESRGVWYRPQEKTPEQIAQTLDRMKAAGFNELYLETLFQGYTIFPSQVAKDNGIVNQNPIFKGWDPLQVFMEEAKKRGIAVHAWLDGFMVGISPGGGPILSAHPEWSAVARNQTDAGKPMPQKSNGYYWMDITNPEAQNYLLNLTKEMVTRYGMAGVNLDYMRFPHASDWKESYNFSAYSRSSFQQAHGVDPYTIQPESQPEMWKTWTDWIVQAEDKFVQKVYNDMKAINSQIVISATPEPGAEAEKIGNWSQYVDVVIPQAYSYSVDSVRTSVEQHMAELKPGNLTYSGIFPMYVHMGPYETVAQVLAARDIDHGTTIFAFGQASPLSVEALKKGPWREDAVSTGMHPFLAITALMDSIRKDIKEVYIPRKAINEKTAQELNQRMDQITHQLDKDLPWAAYQSTANQIRALESYLLAGKQDMPAKIAERLSEQTSYAGTLLSYAITKRIR; encoded by the coding sequence ATGAGTACATGGAACAAGAAAACAGGTCCTTTGCGTAAAGCCGCTTTAGCGGGTACCACAGCTATAATGTTATTATCCGCTTCCCCTCTGCCCATTTCCCCCCCTCTTACAGCATATGCCCAGGATGAAGGTGCCGGTTATTATGTCACAGCGGCTGACGGCCATCGGGTGACGATTTCCGGGGTCAATATGACTAGAGGACCGGGCATGTTAGTTGCCTATAACCCGATCTGGGGTTACAGTTCATCCACCAATGCATTTGGGGCAGAGGTCGTTCTTGATTCTACCGGAGTTCCGGGCGAATATATGGTCAAGGAAGTCAATTCGGCCTTTGGGGATCTATCCAAAAGCGGTAACAGCACCATCCCACTCCAAGGTTTAGTTTTGTCCGCCGGACCCGGTGGTACACCCGATGTGCGGAAAGACTTGATCTCCCATTTTAAAGCGGGGGATTTAGTTAAAGTCAATGAACCCATCGCTCAGACCTCTGAAGCTCAGGTTCATGCGGTTGATCCTTCACCGTCAAACAATCCCGATGGAGCATTGTTTGACGGTTACCGTGGTCCCAATCAATTGTTGGTTTACACACCGGCTTTCGGCGCAACGACCCGCACCAACCAGTACGGATTTGAAATTACCGTGGTTGACGGTATTGTACAAACAGCAGGCGGAGCCAACTCCGCGATCCCGGATAACGGATTTGTTGTCAGCGCTCACGGAACGCAGGCCGCTTGGTTAAGCTCCATCGCGGAGACGGGCGCCAAAGTACAATTAAACGGCAATCGGCTAACCGTAACTAAAGACGCATCTTCCTATGTATATCAAGCCGAACAAGCGATTAAAGATGCGGAAGCCAGTATCCTGCGCGCCACAGATCACTATTTGAATGTTCCGTTCGACAAAGCCAACCAAAGTATAGCCGAAGCTAAGGCATTAACCGAGAAGGCCGCGGGAACTCTGGAATCAGACCCTGTGAAAAGTGTTTATGTTTCTAAACAAGCCATCTCTGTTGCCCGTGATGCCTTCTACTATTCTCTGCCCAGCAGAGCGGCTGAATCCCGCGGCGTCTGGTACAGGCCGCAAGAGAAGACTCCGGAGCAAATTGCGCAAACGCTCGACCGCATGAAAGCAGCGGGATTTAACGAGCTTTATTTAGAGACCTTGTTTCAGGGATACACGATATTTCCAAGCCAAGTCGCGAAGGACAACGGAATCGTTAATCAGAATCCTATCTTTAAAGGTTGGGATCCACTTCAGGTATTTATGGAAGAAGCCAAGAAACGCGGCATAGCCGTACACGCATGGTTGGACGGATTTATGGTAGGGATCAGCCCAGGCGGAGGACCGATACTGAGCGCCCATCCCGAGTGGTCGGCTGTTGCCCGCAATCAGACCGATGCGGGGAAGCCGATGCCGCAGAAGAGCAACGGTTATTACTGGATGGACATTACGAATCCGGAAGCACAGAATTATCTCTTAAATTTGACTAAAGAAATGGTTACCCGCTATGGTATGGCCGGTGTAAATCTGGATTATATGCGATTCCCGCATGCGTCCGACTGGAAAGAAAGCTATAATTTCAGCGCTTATTCCCGTTCCTCTTTCCAACAAGCCCACGGTGTTGATCCTTACACGATTCAACCTGAGTCGCAACCGGAAATGTGGAAAACTTGGACCGATTGGATTGTTCAAGCCGAAGACAAGTTTGTCCAGAAGGTCTATAATGACATGAAAGCAATCAACAGCCAAATCGTCATCTCCGCAACACCTGAGCCTGGTGCGGAAGCGGAGAAGATCGGGAATTGGTCGCAGTATGTGGACGTGGTCATCCCTCAAGCTTACTCCTATAGTGTAGACAGTGTACGCACTTCCGTAGAGCAACATATGGCTGAGCTAAAGCCCGGCAACTTGACGTACAGCGGCATTTTCCCGATGTATGTCCATATGGGCCCTTATGAGACTGTAGCCCAAGTCCTTGCCGCACGGGACATAGACCATGGCACGACCATCTTTGCTTTCGGTCAGGCCAGTCCTCTGAGTGTGGAAGCTCTTAAGAAAGGACCTTGGCGCGAGGACGCCGTATCCACGGGAATGCATCCTTTTCTTGCGATTACCGCATTAATGGATTCAATCCGGAAGGATATTAAGGAAGTGTATATACCGCGTAAAGCGATCAATGAGAAAACCGCTCAAGAACTAAATCAGAGAATGGATCAGATTACTCATCAACTGGATAAGGATTTACCTTGGGCGGCTTATCAGAGCACGGCTAACCAGATCAGGGCGCTTGAATCTTACCTCCTTGCCGGGAAGCAAGATATGCCTGCCAAGATAGCCGAGAGACTATCGGAACAAACCTCTTATGCGGGAACACTGCTGTCCTATGCGATAACAAAACGAATTCGATAA
- a CDS encoding MurR/RpiR family transcriptional regulator: MNMNGGTSALQAKLNSLLNTYTNSESKVAVFVLSHMEQVIYMSVTDLAEQAEVGETTVLRFCRKIGFRGYQEFKLAIAQDVALPGRAASMDMEQREGSLALIHKITEANIKALQECVSLIDASTLDKAIHFLVAARRIHIYGVGTSGITALDAKSKFLRFGISVDAITDPHFQSMSASTMKRGDIVIGISVSGSTRDTVDALRIAKENGANIISITHYMRSPITKLSDVVLLTAGKETPLEGGSLAAKIAQLNVVDMLCTGLMIVTQETALEYQKKTAQAVVDKFY; the protein is encoded by the coding sequence ATGAACATGAATGGCGGAACAAGCGCCTTACAAGCGAAGCTCAACAGTTTATTAAATACGTATACGAATTCCGAAAGCAAAGTAGCTGTTTTTGTTCTAAGCCATATGGAACAGGTTATCTATATGTCAGTAACAGATCTTGCCGAGCAAGCGGAAGTTGGAGAGACTACAGTACTCCGATTCTGCCGGAAAATAGGTTTTCGCGGTTACCAGGAATTTAAGCTTGCGATCGCGCAGGATGTCGCTCTGCCTGGCAGAGCCGCATCCATGGATATGGAGCAGAGGGAAGGTTCGCTGGCATTAATTCATAAGATTACCGAAGCCAACATCAAGGCTTTGCAGGAATGTGTCAGCCTGATAGACGCCTCGACATTAGACAAGGCGATTCACTTCCTGGTAGCAGCGAGGAGAATCCATATCTATGGAGTCGGAACCTCAGGGATTACGGCGCTTGACGCGAAGAGCAAGTTTCTGCGTTTCGGGATATCGGTTGACGCCATTACGGATCCTCACTTCCAATCCATGTCCGCCTCTACCATGAAACGCGGAGATATAGTCATTGGCATTTCGGTTTCCGGGAGTACCCGGGATACCGTGGACGCGCTTAGAATCGCCAAAGAAAACGGGGCCAATATCATCTCCATCACCCATTATATGCGTTCTCCGATCACCAAGTTGTCGGATGTCGTATTATTAACGGCTGGCAAGGAAACACCACTGGAGGGCGGTTCGTTGGCTGCGAAGATTGCTCAACTGAACGTAGTGGACATGCTGTGCACGGGTCTTATGATTGTAACTCAAGAAACGGCGTTGGAATATCAGAAGAAGACAGCGCAGGCTGTTGTGGATAAATTCTACTAG
- a CDS encoding carbohydrate ABC transporter permease — translation MGFISKIRRNQPLLYVFAYAYAILSIYPLFWMVSYSLKNNNEIFVTNPFGIPTNFRIENYTTALTSFNVPVYFMNSVFISAVTVVGSIALSVLFAYAVARMQWKLSNVARTYIILGMFIPIQVIMIPLAILVRDLNIADTYMALIVPYIAFNLSFSTMVFYGFFRTIPIELEESACMDGASIYRTFFSIMLPIVKPALATMVIFVFLSAWNEFPMALVLISKESLKTLPLGLMFFQGEFTTNWGAMGAAMTIASLPTVLLYVLFSEQVENALTVGSAVKG, via the coding sequence ATGGGCTTTATATCGAAAATAAGGCGTAATCAGCCATTATTATATGTATTTGCATACGCCTACGCGATTCTGTCGATTTACCCGTTGTTCTGGATGGTGTCCTACTCCCTTAAGAATAACAATGAAATCTTCGTAACGAATCCGTTTGGCATTCCGACGAACTTTCGAATCGAGAACTATACCACGGCCTTAACCAGTTTCAACGTGCCGGTGTATTTCATGAACAGTGTGTTTATTTCAGCGGTTACCGTTGTGGGGTCCATTGCCCTGTCGGTCCTGTTCGCCTACGCTGTAGCGCGGATGCAGTGGAAGCTGAGCAATGTCGCCAGAACCTATATTATTCTCGGCATGTTTATTCCGATTCAGGTCATCATGATTCCGCTTGCGATTCTGGTGCGCGATCTCAATATTGCCGATACGTATATGGCGCTGATCGTACCGTATATCGCGTTCAATTTATCTTTTTCGACCATGGTATTCTACGGTTTCTTCCGCACCATTCCGATTGAGCTGGAAGAATCGGCATGCATGGACGGGGCGAGCATTTACCGCACGTTCTTCTCCATTATGCTGCCGATCGTGAAACCGGCGCTTGCGACGATGGTCATCTTCGTCTTCTTGTCCGCCTGGAACGAGTTTCCGATGGCGCTTGTGCTCATCTCCAAAGAGTCGCTCAAGACGCTGCCGTTGGGTCTTATGTTCTTCCAGGGCGAATTCACAACGAATTGGGGCGCGATGGGTGCGGCGATGACGATCGCCTCCTTGCCTACCGTATTGTTGTATGTGTTGTTCAGTGAGCAAGTGGAGAATGCATTGACTGTAGGATCCGCAGTTAAAGGTTAA
- a CDS encoding carbohydrate ABC transporter permease, with the protein MKNFLGNKLAIALFTLPALILFTVVVFYPMSQTLFRSFYEWDGLSTATFIGLDNYIRLFHDRLFFKALYNGLIFAAIITVFQIGMATILAFIIADAKIKGRRFLRISYFIPVVLSITVVCQLWLAMYNGEYGLINKLFSLVGMEYQQDWLSNGKTAIVAIAFVNAWQYMGYHFALILAGVKSIPEQYLEAARIDGATKMQAHRKITIPLLGETYRFCLVFAVTGGLNAFANMFIMTNGGPGNSTYTLTFMMFRSAFRINEFGYGTASAAILVLECLLATLIINRFVAREKLTY; encoded by the coding sequence ATGAAGAACTTTCTAGGTAACAAGCTGGCAATCGCGCTTTTCACACTGCCCGCATTGATCCTGTTTACCGTGGTGGTTTTCTACCCGATGAGTCAGACCCTGTTTCGCAGTTTCTATGAGTGGGACGGACTGAGCACAGCTACATTCATCGGACTGGACAACTATATCCGGCTGTTTCATGACCGACTGTTTTTTAAAGCTCTATATAACGGTTTAATTTTTGCGGCCATTATCACGGTGTTTCAAATCGGAATGGCGACGATCCTGGCATTCATTATCGCCGATGCGAAAATTAAAGGGCGCCGGTTTCTGCGCATCAGCTACTTTATTCCTGTAGTCCTTTCCATCACGGTTGTGTGTCAGTTATGGCTGGCGATGTACAATGGAGAATACGGATTAATTAACAAATTGTTCAGTTTGGTAGGCATGGAATATCAGCAGGACTGGTTGTCCAACGGCAAAACCGCGATTGTCGCAATCGCCTTTGTTAATGCTTGGCAGTACATGGGGTACCACTTCGCTTTAATCTTGGCGGGTGTGAAATCCATCCCCGAACAATATCTGGAAGCGGCCCGCATCGACGGTGCCACCAAGATGCAAGCGCATCGTAAAATTACCATTCCTCTGTTAGGCGAGACTTACCGCTTCTGTCTGGTTTTCGCGGTCACCGGCGGCTTGAACGCATTCGCCAACATGTTTATTATGACCAACGGCGGTCCGGGTAACAGTACGTACACCCTTACCTTCATGATGTTCCGTTCCGCGTTCCGGATCAACGAATTCGGTTACGGTACCGCATCGGCAGCGATTCTTGTTCTCGAGTGTTTATTGGCTACCTTGATCATTAACCGCTTCGTTGCAAGAGAGAAGTTAACCTACTAA
- a CDS encoding ABC transporter substrate-binding protein, which yields MKGNVKKSMLLLLTLIMAFTVTACGAGNGNSTKENNTATNEGNKNTEPAAEGKTKLRIYAQYSDEDTKTPFDYAKAELAKEMPNVELELDIQAQDDGQKLKTYAATGNLPDIFQAGLDIINTFKKSENILVLDDYVTSTGFKDKMLPSAMNTLTHEDGHSYAFPYAGNELILLYYNKELFEKNGVKVPTTYEEFLDAVKKFKAADVTPMSMFAKEKWPTVALFDMFATRSNPAGITALDQGKAKASDEAFKSAAMKVEELVKAGLLSKGATNMNYDQAAALFHEGKAAMFLNGQWEIEAATKALGDKVGYMYYPANSAADVDATKLAFSGGGGPGGYAVSPSTKDKELAAKVAAFMSLKYAEFKYTQRGNPMVATKVDLPVVKKFPPMMEQLAKDIPNITSTSAFAWGLADAKVKAAIEDSSQNLMTGSYTADDFVADVDAVVGAK from the coding sequence ATGAAAGGGAACGTAAAGAAAAGCATGCTTCTTCTGTTAACGTTGATCATGGCTTTCACCGTTACAGCGTGCGGAGCCGGCAACGGAAACAGCACGAAAGAAAACAATACCGCCACGAATGAAGGCAATAAGAATACCGAGCCTGCTGCTGAGGGAAAAACAAAACTTCGCATCTATGCTCAATATTCAGATGAAGATACCAAGACGCCGTTTGATTACGCGAAAGCGGAACTGGCGAAAGAAATGCCGAATGTGGAGCTTGAGCTTGATATTCAGGCACAAGATGACGGTCAGAAGCTGAAAACTTACGCGGCTACTGGCAACCTTCCGGACATCTTCCAAGCGGGTCTGGACATTATCAACACGTTCAAGAAATCCGAGAACATTCTGGTTCTTGATGATTATGTAACGTCCACAGGCTTCAAAGACAAGATGCTTCCGAGCGCAATGAATACGCTGACACACGAAGACGGCCACTCGTACGCGTTCCCTTACGCGGGTAACGAGCTTATTCTTCTCTACTACAACAAAGAGTTGTTCGAGAAGAACGGCGTTAAAGTACCCACAACATATGAAGAGTTCCTGGATGCCGTGAAGAAGTTCAAAGCGGCTGACGTAACGCCAATGTCCATGTTCGCCAAGGAGAAATGGCCTACGGTAGCTCTGTTCGACATGTTCGCGACACGTTCGAATCCGGCAGGTATTACAGCGCTGGATCAAGGTAAAGCGAAAGCTTCTGATGAAGCGTTCAAATCCGCCGCGATGAAAGTGGAAGAACTTGTGAAAGCGGGTCTGCTTTCGAAAGGCGCGACGAACATGAACTATGACCAAGCGGCGGCTCTGTTCCACGAAGGAAAAGCGGCTATGTTCCTGAACGGTCAATGGGAAATTGAAGCGGCTACGAAAGCGCTTGGCGATAAAGTAGGCTACATGTACTACCCTGCAAACTCTGCGGCTGATGTGGATGCGACGAAATTGGCATTCAGCGGCGGCGGTGGTCCGGGCGGATACGCGGTATCTCCTTCCACAAAGGACAAGGAGCTTGCGGCTAAAGTAGCGGCGTTCATGTCCCTTAAATACGCGGAGTTCAAATACACGCAACGCGGTAATCCGATGGTAGCAACGAAGGTGGATCTGCCGGTTGTGAAGAAGTTCCCTCCGATGATGGAGCAATTGGCCAAAGATATCCCGAACATTACAAGTACTTCCGCGTTCGCGTGGGGACTGGCTGACGCTAAAGTAAAAGCGGCGATTGAAGACAGCTCCCAGAACTTGATGACAGGCTCTTACACGGCTGATGATTTCGTTGCCGATGTGGATGCGGTTGTTGGCGCGAAGTAA
- a CDS encoding response regulator, translating to MINIMIVDDESIFREYLKTTIDWAGYGFQITSEGRNGVDALEQAALHPPDIALVDINMPFMDGIELSEKLFERYPNIRIVLITGHSEFEYARKAIRLGVEDYILKPFTKEELLLTMLKLRQQIEVEQQEKTTAISQQVILKERLLHQLISKDYSTSREETVRQFNELNLPTYTGLFQAACIEIDHLDQKWNEISEKLLWKFAVTNVLGEIIGIRGQHLMFTDPDGRIVSLLEFEDEEAIREFDLDDYGKLCQLIKKHLKFTITIGVGSVQRGYKGIYSSYMEALVSLQNKFNMGNDRSIEYAKYREAFSGQGFYPAEMNERLLSFMRSGESVKVEAQIREIFRYLRDQRMSVDHIYMICMNVISLCLSFVTEAGYDVEDIYGTSFSPFNELKRHESMVETEAWMKRLYGLALDYAGSHKMTKARKNAMAAKEYIDGHYSDPELGVERIAGHIYINSSYLRSIFKKEWGTTVSDYITHVRLQKAKELIATGRSKLSDISEQVGYKDAGYFSKTFKKHFGITPSEYENSR from the coding sequence ATGATTAATATTATGATTGTGGATGATGAATCCATTTTTCGGGAATATTTAAAGACGACAATTGACTGGGCCGGCTATGGTTTCCAAATTACATCGGAAGGCAGGAACGGGGTAGACGCGCTGGAACAAGCTGCGCTTCATCCGCCGGATATCGCTCTTGTGGACATCAACATGCCGTTCATGGACGGTATTGAGCTTTCGGAAAAGCTGTTTGAGCGCTACCCCAATATACGGATTGTGCTCATTACAGGCCACAGCGAATTCGAATATGCGCGCAAGGCGATTCGGCTCGGTGTGGAAGACTACATTCTCAAGCCGTTCACGAAAGAGGAACTTCTTCTTACCATGCTAAAGCTGCGCCAACAAATCGAGGTGGAGCAACAAGAGAAAACGACAGCCATCTCACAGCAGGTCATTCTGAAAGAGCGTCTGTTGCATCAATTGATCAGCAAGGATTACAGCACCTCAAGGGAAGAAACGGTGCGCCAGTTTAACGAATTGAACCTACCGACATATACGGGACTGTTTCAGGCAGCTTGCATCGAAATCGACCATCTGGACCAAAAGTGGAATGAAATCAGCGAGAAGCTGCTGTGGAAGTTTGCCGTTACGAATGTGTTGGGCGAGATTATCGGGATTCGGGGACAGCATCTCATGTTTACCGACCCGGACGGACGCATTGTGTCCTTGCTCGAATTCGAAGATGAAGAGGCGATTCGTGAATTCGATTTGGATGATTACGGTAAACTGTGCCAACTCATAAAAAAACACCTCAAATTCACGATTACCATCGGCGTGGGTTCGGTTCAACGCGGCTACAAGGGGATTTATTCCTCTTATATGGAGGCATTAGTCTCCCTCCAGAATAAGTTCAACATGGGAAACGATCGTTCCATTGAATACGCTAAATATCGCGAGGCCTTCTCCGGTCAAGGATTCTATCCGGCCGAAATGAACGAGCGGCTGCTTTCCTTTATGCGTTCGGGCGAAAGCGTGAAAGTTGAAGCGCAGATTCGGGAAATATTCCGTTATCTGCGCGACCAGCGGATGTCGGTGGATCACATTTATATGATCTGTATGAATGTAATTTCATTGTGCCTGTCTTTTGTCACCGAAGCGGGGTATGACGTGGAAGATATTTATGGCACCTCGTTCTCCCCGTTTAACGAATTGAAGCGCCATGAATCAATGGTTGAAACGGAAGCCTGGATGAAGCGTCTATACGGGCTGGCGTTGGACTACGCGGGAAGTCATAAGATGACCAAGGCGCGTAAGAACGCGATGGCGGCGAAGGAATACATCGACGGTCATTATTCGGATCCCGAGCTTGGTGTAGAACGCATTGCGGGACATATTTACATTAACTCGAGTTATTTGCGGTCCATCTTCAAAAAAGAATGGGGCACAACCGTCTCGGACTACATTACGCATGTCCGGTTGCAGAAAGCCAAGGAGCTCATCGCGACCGGGCGAAGCAAACTGTCGGATATCTCCGAACAGGTCGGATATAAGGATGCGGGCTACTTCAGTAAGACGTTCAAGAAGCACTTCGGGATCACACCGAGCGAGTACGAAAATTCCAGATAA
- a CDS encoding beta-galactosidase, with protein MPINDKLNKIWYGGDYNPEQWDQTYWDEDVRLFKLAGIDVVTVNVFSWASLQPSEDEYDFTMLDDILKKMQEGNVSVCLGTSTAAHPAWMANRYPDILRVDWEGRKRKFGGRHNSCPNSPTYRKYAYALVDKLAERYHDYPGLLIWHVNNELGGYCYCDHCAKAFRVWLKQRYGTIEKLNKAWYTAFWGHTFYDWNEIVPPNLLSEGVHWNWQRSNQNSISLDYFRFGSDSLLACYKLEVEAIRKHSKDIPITTNFMGTYKEMNYYDWAPYVDVISWDSYPAPDHLPSMNAMTHALMRSLKDGQPFMLMEQTPSVANWQPYCKLKRPGEMKKWSYQAVAHGADTVMFFQLRKSLGSCEKMHGALIEHVGHEHTRVFRECAELGDELGRLGDRLIDARSDAKVGILYDWENRWAVELSSGPSNDLDYVKEVHKYYDALYELHIPTDMVGLEADFKRYNVIIAPLMYMIKPGFATKVEQFVQAGGTFLTTYFSGIVGETDIAFTGGYSGGLRSVLGLWSEEMDALYPEETNEIIISSSFQELEGSYSCSFLCDLIHAESAEVLGTYGFEFYAGMPALTMNRYGQGLAYYVATRPEKKLLRKLLQHICREKGIESLLPQHHHGIEAVRRVKDGLSFLFILNHNNTSTIVNTGLSSAFELISKEVISGDIELSAHGVAILQY; from the coding sequence ATGCCCATTAACGATAAACTTAACAAAATATGGTATGGAGGAGACTACAACCCAGAACAGTGGGATCAGACGTATTGGGATGAGGATGTTCGATTGTTTAAACTAGCCGGGATTGATGTAGTCACTGTCAATGTGTTTTCATGGGCGAGCTTGCAGCCTTCAGAAGATGAATACGATTTCACTATGCTGGATGATATTTTGAAGAAAATGCAAGAAGGCAACGTTAGTGTCTGTCTCGGAACGAGCACGGCCGCACACCCCGCGTGGATGGCAAACCGCTATCCAGATATTCTCCGGGTGGATTGGGAGGGGCGCAAGCGGAAATTTGGCGGCAGACATAACTCGTGCCCAAACAGCCCCACCTATCGTAAATATGCATATGCGCTGGTTGATAAATTAGCGGAGCGCTACCATGATTACCCTGGACTGCTTATATGGCATGTTAATAATGAGCTCGGCGGATATTGTTATTGCGATCATTGCGCCAAGGCGTTTCGTGTATGGCTCAAACAACGTTACGGCACAATCGAAAAGCTGAATAAAGCTTGGTATACCGCATTCTGGGGACATACCTTTTACGATTGGAACGAAATTGTCCCGCCCAATTTACTTAGTGAAGGTGTGCACTGGAACTGGCAGCGAAGTAATCAGAACAGCATTTCACTGGATTATTTTCGTTTCGGATCCGACAGTTTACTTGCTTGTTACAAGCTTGAAGTGGAAGCGATCCGCAAGCATTCCAAAGATATTCCGATAACGACAAACTTTATGGGCACTTATAAGGAAATGAACTACTATGACTGGGCGCCTTATGTGGATGTCATATCCTGGGACAGTTATCCGGCCCCCGATCACCTTCCGAGCATGAATGCCATGACGCATGCCCTTATGCGCAGTCTGAAAGACGGCCAGCCATTCATGTTGATGGAGCAGACGCCAAGTGTCGCGAATTGGCAGCCCTATTGCAAACTAAAGCGGCCGGGTGAAATGAAGAAGTGGAGCTATCAGGCCGTGGCTCACGGCGCCGATACGGTCATGTTCTTTCAACTGCGTAAGTCGCTGGGTTCTTGTGAGAAGATGCATGGAGCGTTAATCGAACATGTCGGACATGAGCATACTCGTGTGTTCCGGGAATGCGCCGAGCTCGGAGACGAGCTGGGCAGACTAGGAGATAGGCTCATTGACGCGCGTTCCGATGCGAAAGTAGGCATACTTTATGATTGGGAGAATCGTTGGGCGGTGGAGTTGTCCAGCGGTCCGAGCAATGATCTTGATTATGTCAAAGAAGTTCACAAATACTATGATGCCTTGTATGAATTGCATATCCCGACAGACATGGTGGGATTGGAAGCGGATTTCAAGCGGTATAATGTAATTATTGCTCCGTTGATGTATATGATCAAACCAGGATTCGCCACGAAGGTTGAACAGTTCGTTCAAGCCGGCGGAACCTTCCTTACGACTTATTTTAGCGGGATTGTCGGCGAAACGGATATTGCCTTTACAGGCGGGTATTCCGGCGGACTCCGTTCCGTCCTTGGCCTATGGTCAGAAGAAATGGATGCGCTCTATCCCGAGGAAACGAATGAAATCATAATAAGCAGCTCATTCCAAGAACTTGAAGGTTCCTATTCCTGCTCATTTCTATGTGACTTGATTCATGCCGAGAGTGCGGAGGTGCTGGGGACCTATGGTTTCGAATTTTACGCAGGGATGCCCGCGTTGACGATGAATCGTTATGGACAGGGTCTGGCTTATTACGTAGCTACGAGACCGGAGAAGAAATTATTAAGAAAGCTGCTGCAGCATATTTGCAGGGAAAAGGGCATTGAGTCTCTCCTTCCTCAACATCATCACGGGATCGAAGCTGTTCGAAGGGTAAAGGACGGCTTAAGCTTTCTCTTCATCCTAAATCATAATAATACGTCAACGATTGTAAATACGGGACTCTCCTCAGCTTTTGAGCTGATAAGCAAAGAAGTAATCTCAGGGGATATTGAATTGTCCGCTCATGGTGTGGCCATTCTTCAATACTAA